One genomic segment of Panulirus ornatus isolate Po-2019 chromosome 3, ASM3632096v1, whole genome shotgun sequence includes these proteins:
- the LOC139759414 gene encoding mitochondrial intermembrane space import and assembly protein 40-B-like yields MTNLTRRGDNNCSRHDAAVSLPEDDEPPAGLIQPDGEINWSCPCLGGMATGPCGVEFREAFTCFHYSEADPKGSDCIGPFRQMSDCMAQYPNVYGNKDDKDEVPSEAPVEVEQSDKVSVEA; encoded by the exons ATGACTAACTTGACCCGTAGAG GAGACAACAACTGCAGCCGACACGATGCAGCAGTATCATTACCAGAGGATGATGAACCTCCAGCTGGACTTATACAACCAGATGGAGAAATCAATTGGTCCTGCCCATGCTTAGGAGGTATGGCAACAGGGCCATGTGGTGTTGAGTTTCGAGAAGCATTTACTTGTTTCCACTACTCAGAAGCAGATCCCAAAGGTAGTGACTGTATAGGACCTTTCCGACAAATGTCTGACTGTATGGCACAGTACCCTAATGTTTATGGAAATAAGGATGACAAAGACGAAGTGCCCAGTGAAGCCCCTGTCGAAGTAGAACAGTCTGATAAAGTCTCAGTAGAAGCATAG